One window of Branchiostoma lanceolatum isolate klBraLanc5 chromosome 6, klBraLanc5.hap2, whole genome shotgun sequence genomic DNA carries:
- the LOC136436749 gene encoding protein N-lysine methyltransferase METTL21A-like isoform X2 — MAAAVDSAPGALGQENISKDGLTWVDVKVGTQLIKVLNWDEGRQGVITMSGQRLWPSAKLLALLMHYNPDILEGAKNVLELGAGLGVVGIAAAKMAERAKVMITDGEDSVVDLCREHLRRNFQKDQPQCEKLFWGEGLEEFKKKHGTFDLILGSDVVEGEDSLPPFLSTVKELLNSSPTAMCLQTYVERPYLPDNLIERTAEACGLSYTYIEWENQPWAHQMVQTKDPSRWDRFSPLWAKIRIIAWMKPLSS, encoded by the exons ATGGCTGCAGCAGTAGATTCGGCACCTGGGGCACTTGGCCAGGAAAACATAAG TAAAGATGGCCTGACGTGGGTTGACGTGAAAGTCGGAACACAGCTCATCAAGGTGCTCAACTGGGATG AAGGACGCCAGGGCGTTATAACTATGAGTGGACAGCGTCTTTGGCCATCAGCAAAG TTACTGGCTCTCCTAATGCACTATAACCCGGACATTCTGGAAGGCGCCAAGAATGTCCTTGAACTTGGAGCCGGTCTGGGGGTGGTGGGCATCGCCGcagccaagatggcggaacgCGCCAAGGTCATGATCACGGACGGGGAGGACAGTGTCGTGGACCTCTGTCGAGAGCATCTCAGGAGGAACTTCCAAAAAG ATCAGCCGCAGTGTGAGAAGTTATTTTGGGGCGAGGGTCTGGAGGAGTTTAAGAAGAAGCACGGGACGTTTGACCTGATCCTGGGCTCGGACGTGGTGGAGGGGGAGGATTCCCTTCCGCCCTTCCTCAGCACCGTGAAGGAGCTGCTCAACTCATCG CCCACTGCCATGTGCCTGCAGACGTACGTGGAGAGACCGTACCTCCCGGACAACCTGATCGAGAGGACCGCGGAGGCCTGCGGGCTGTCCTACACGTACATCGAGTGGGAGAACCAGCCCTGGGCGCACCAGATGGTCCAGACTAAGGACCCCAGCAGATGGGACAGGTTCTCACCGCTATGGGCGAAGATAAGGATCATCGCCTGGATGAAGCCGTTGTCTTCTTAA
- the LOC136436749 gene encoding protein N-lysine methyltransferase METTL21A-like isoform X1 produces MAAAVDSAPGALGQENISKDGLTWVDVKVGTQLIKVLNWDEIKQGVITLSGQRLWPAAKLLALLMHYNPDILEGAKNVLELGAGLGVVGIAAAKMAERAKVMITDGEDSVVDLCREHLRRNFQKDQPQCEKLFWGEGLEEFKKKHGTFDLILGSDVVEGEDSLPPFLSTVKELLNSSPTAMCLQTYVERPYLPDNLIERTAEACGLSYTYIEWENQPWAHQMVQTKDPSRWDRFSPLWAKIRIIAWMKPLSS; encoded by the exons ATGGCTGCAGCAGTAGATTCGGCACCTGGGGCACTTGGCCAGGAAAACATAAG TAAAGATGGCCTGACGTGGGTTGACGTGAAAGTCGGAACACAGCTCATCAAGGTGCTCAACTGGGATG AGATAAAACAAGGCGTCATCACTCTCTCAGGACAGCGTCTGTGGCCGGCAGCAAAG TTACTGGCTCTCCTAATGCACTATAACCCGGACATTCTGGAAGGCGCCAAGAATGTCCTTGAACTTGGAGCCGGTCTGGGGGTGGTGGGCATCGCCGcagccaagatggcggaacgCGCCAAGGTCATGATCACGGACGGGGAGGACAGTGTCGTGGACCTCTGTCGAGAGCATCTCAGGAGGAACTTCCAAAAAG ATCAGCCGCAGTGTGAGAAGTTATTTTGGGGCGAGGGTCTGGAGGAGTTTAAGAAGAAGCACGGGACGTTTGACCTGATCCTGGGCTCGGACGTGGTGGAGGGGGAGGATTCCCTTCCGCCCTTCCTCAGCACCGTGAAGGAGCTGCTCAACTCATCG CCCACTGCCATGTGCCTGCAGACGTACGTGGAGAGACCGTACCTCCCGGACAACCTGATCGAGAGGACCGCGGAGGCCTGCGGGCTGTCCTACACGTACATCGAGTGGGAGAACCAGCCCTGGGCGCACCAGATGGTCCAGACTAAGGACCCCAGCAGATGGGACAGGTTCTCACCGCTATGGGCGAAGATAAGGATCATCGCCTGGATGAAGCCGTTGTCTTCTTAA
- the LOC136436747 gene encoding uncharacterized protein, translating into MPSAVIDNDRWTKVNRKKRVIEGPEWMPSVPDDVTKEWQTTCRMCSIHNDEEVWPFSQKTEESMLTYAVLGANGGTGHVIHKPSLFWEKENFKELDGYAKKAPRSLNGDFHLLVNHLVQPTRTELERARILFSWIAAQDVHHMKFPQPPPEGSPDWFLEKIKQRRTDAYRYLFSYLCRYAGLQCEFVKGHCKGARCFPGTKYVGEPPSTTWTGVCVNGQWGIVDTHWGSYSVIDDDDDKALEDLQSQISMDEFYFFPNPLHYLSSHCPEHPNWQLIENPVPLQIFEAHVKCTSAFFALRLFLLSHHNGLVHTENGQVDIYMGLPSQAITNKNLEFTYNLKTKEEQSRWRGIKLDRFVSQQRMKGAIVFTIRPPEKGKFLFEPYVGLGGSKDSFRVCEYIIVCDQAKDIADNAPLPDYKGSWGPGKEVVSKGLTPVTHPSPYVQCDDGKAEVEFKMEQDVQLTAKLFEESLNDRHLQRFVAHEVIDDVVKFHVVAPKEGNHGLAIYAKEDGEDTLLCNYITQTSSNQTQSGVPFPTVTNGLYGPVAPAFSELGLSSKSSKSAFIECDTGELDLRLGADRDLVYDSDLFWETLEEKINLYGNVFKQILDGEVQFWLRLPHLGKYRLAIYAKETGQQGDMANVINYCINCTGTKEGLGPFPVVNGKQWGRKLPTLTDLALTPVSHPTAYIQASGTLEIEFSSTERMDYTNHLKLWKMGKQQRDVGDFACHKMLNDGKTMVLLAKFPEVGEYSLELYVRDADGKDQNVMNYLINCEQSADPCQPFPEVMGRRWGPIYPCFNQLDITLSSHTDPVIVTNTRDVTIAFGTAAPLWFYPELTHHEDGKSNDLTANAAIQDDPQNNQQILAKLILPNAGYYKFSLFAKAAGANGNHQRVISYLIHCTDVAGDSAPEHTGFPQFMGCWGTGCRIVEPNTRTLPGGDSQHFKLKVPDAAGVAVILPNKKWCHLQQEEDGTWEGDVVVPLGGYTGSEVKVVAKMKEGGDSYLPLLQYVVGEDSQESILAEDEASDLLPALAAMGLSTGSHPNTSIKTNTGELDIRLGMERRLQVSHQLTLEEDGEKIDMSKHVFQETMDGELRFWLRLPAAGKYTLSVNAAEIQPQEQKSAWQDEDEGSSSASQNVINYNINCTETTKSVKPFPSVEGGQWGLVYPQALSLGVAAKSHPSAYMEASGEHEIVLDSPPQLQYTHRLQLAHRKSKIELDDYICHRVLDVGNKTVVVLRFPKRGEYTLEVRAKGEDSDTPENVANFLIRCVQATVPFEPFPAVANRRWGPLYPAFTDNALRPQSHEDPFIKAEDGNLKIAFDKSEFTTIYSSLVRCSDDGHEVDDSSYAFVQDTSDEGETFAVELRLNDTGYYKLTLFTKDTEGDNREDVLTNYLILCKHGLEESVPFPERPGGWEQGYQLHEPVVRNLKAKETVTFRGRFPGAAEVAVVLPSSQWIQLKKGADGTWEGAVTMPGNTYSGDAVTLNVLPDHDEGDYTEILRYTVEGGADGDDDDGGDLGNDVDEDEDIRQEEEYQIVLRENRQTFEDNMDPVKVIPKFEEEKFIDEEEAQEMTLQVPNNANEVNKALLNVVSREGEEAFVVLRDVLKETKQTALLDLIKDVKIDVNPDSTPEVIKKKLAEATKANNRSRIEKAIAEYNEHGLSQSEDVYKEATRTLRLLTAREDLRKAISSRQKDQLKEAMQQCSEFKDELKKELNEAKRVLDAVLHLETLRHKIMAMNQATVAELKAYNQPPPAVNQVMMTTFLLLGNSKAQIKNWQLLQTLMGKTGKQSLKRRIKKCQPAKLSPETVADARRLLHESDLTLESVRSVSNGAATFYVWSMGMIEEVEQLTKPKESAIKQLTKAR; encoded by the exons ATGCCATCAGCAGTCATCGATAACGATCGG TGGACGAAGGTGAACAGGAAGAAGAGAGTCATCGAGGGACCGGAGTGGATGCCGAGTgttcctgatgacgtcaccaaagAGTGGCAGACCACATGCAGGATGTGCAGTATTCACAATGATGAAGAG GTATGGCCGTTCTCACAAAAGACGGAGGAGAGCATGCTGACGTACGCCGTGCTCGGGGCGAACGGTGGGACTGGTCACGTCATCCACAAACCGTCACTGTTCTGGGAAAAGGAAAACTTCAAAGAACTGGACGGCTACGCTAAAAAG GCTCCGCGATCACTCAACGGAGACTTCCACCTCCTGGTCAACCATCTCGTGCAGCCCACGCGCACAGAGCTGGAGAGGGCGCGCATTCTCTTCAGCTGGATCGCAGCGCAGGACGTCCACCACATGAAGTTCCCACAGCCACCACCAGAGGGCTCTCCTGACTGGTTTCTGGAAAAGATCAAGCAGAGACGGACAGATGCCTATCGTTACCTTTTCAGCTATCTTTGCAG ATATGCTGGACTGCAGTGTGAGTTCGTTAAGGGGCATTGTAAGGGTGCCCGCTGCTTCCCAGGTACAAAGTACGTCGGAGAACCCCCCTCGACCACGTGGACCGGCGTGTGCGTCAATGGCCAATGGGGAATCGTGGACACCCACTGGGGATCCTACTCCGTCATCGACGACGATGACGACAAAGCATTGGAAGACCTCCAGTCCCAAATATCAATGGATGAGTTCTACTTCTTCCCCAACCCTCTTCACTATCTTAGCTCTCATTGCCCCGAGCATCCAAACTGGCAACTCATCGAAAATCCTGTACCTTTGCAGATTTTCGAGGCCCATGTCAAATGTACCTCTGCCTTTTTCGCTCTCCGCTTGTTCTTGCTGAGTCACCATAACGGTCTCGTACACACCGAGAACGGCCAGGTAGACATTTACATGGGTCTTCCTTCCCAGGCTATCACGAACAAGAATCTGGAGTTCACCTACAATCTCAAGACAAAGGAAGAGCAGTCCAGATGGAGGGGAATCAAGCTGGACAGGTTCGTTTCTCAGCAAAGAATGAAAGGCGCGATTGTCTTCACTATTCGTCCCCCCGAAAAGGGCAAGTTTCTCTTCGAACCTTACGTTGGCCTCGGCGGCTCCAAGGATTCATTCCGTGTATGCGAATACATTATCGTCTGCGACCAGGCTAAAGACATCGCCGACAACGCTCCTCTACCCGACTATAAGGGATCGTGGGGACCAGGCAAGGAGGTGGTGTCCAAAGGCCTAACGCCGGTTACCCACCCTTCTCCCTATGTCCAGTGTGATGACGGAAAGGCAGAAGTGGAGTTCAAGATGGAACAGGACGTCCAGCTCACCGCGAAACTCTTCGAGGAGTCGCTGAATGACCGCCATCTGCAGCGGTTCGTGGCCCATGAGGTCATCGATGACGTAGTAAAGTTCCACGTTGTCGCACCAAAGGAGGGAAATCACGGACTGGCAATATATGCAAAAGAAGATGGGGAAGACACTCTGTTGTGCAATTACATCACGCAGACTTCGTCCAACCAAACTCAGAGCGGGGTCCCGTTCCCAACAGTTACCAATGGTTTGTACGGACCGGTCGCTCCTGCCTTCTCCGAGCTAGGGCTCTCCAGCAAGTCCAGCAAAAGTGCCTTCATAGAGTGTGACACCGGGGAACTTGACCTTAGACTTGGCGCTGACCGTGATCTGGTTTACGACAGCGACTTGTTTTGGGAAACCCTCGAGGAGAAGATCAACCTTTATGGAAATGTATTCAAGCAGATCCTAGATGGAGAAGTGCAGTTCTGGCTCCGACTTCCCCACTTAGGGAAATATAGACTGGCTATCTACGCAAAGGAAACTGGTCAACAGGGGGATATGGCAAACGTCATCAACTACTGCATCAATTGTACAGGGACCAAAGAAGGCCTCGGCCCTTTCCCGGTCGTTAATGGGAAGCAATGGGGAAGAAAGCTCCCAACTTTAACCGACCTAGCTCTTACGCCTGTCAGCCATCCAACTGCCTACATTCAAGCATCGGGAACTCTTGAGATAGAGTTCAGCTCCACTGAGCGGATGGACTACACTAACCACCTGAAGCTGTGGAAGATGGGCAAGCAGCAAAGAGACGTGGGAGACTTCGCTTGTCACAAGATGCTCAACGATGGGAAGACGATGGTACTTCTTGCGAAGTTTCCAGAAGTTGGGGAGTACAGTCTTGAACTTTACGTTCGAGACGCCGATGGCAAAGACCAGAATGTGATGAACTACCTGATCAACTGTGAGCAGTCTGCAGATCCGTGTCAACCCTTCCCCGAAGTCATGGGCAGACGCTGGGGCCCTATCTATCCTTGCTTTAACCAACTGGACATCACATTGTCGAGCCACACAGACCCAGTGATCGTAACAAACACAAGGGACGTTACAATTGCCTTTGGAACGGCGGCACCTTTGTGGTTCTACCCCGAACTCACCCATCATGAAGACGGCAAATCTAACGATCTGACCGCCAATGCAGCCATTCAAGATGACCCACAGAATAACCAACAAATACTAGCGAAACTGATCCTTCCAAACGCTGGCTACTACAAGTTCAGCCTCTTTGCCAAGGCCGCTGGCGCTAACGGCAATCACCAGAGAGTAATCAGTTACCTCATTCACTGCACTGACGTTGCTGGGGACAGCGCCCCTGAACACACTGGATTCCCTCAGTTCATGGGCTGTTGGGGCACAGGGTGCCGTATTGTGGAACCGAACACAAGAACCTTACCGGGCGGAGACAGCCAACACTTCAAGCTGAAGGTTCCCGACGCTGCTGGAGTCGCTGTGATTCTGCCCAACAAGAAGTGGTGTCATCTTCAGCAGGAGGAAGACGGTACTTGGGAGGGAGACGTCGTGGTGCCGTTAGGAGGCTACACGGGGAGCGAAGTCAAGGTGGTCGCGAAGATGAAGGAGGGAGGGGACTCCTACTTGCCTCTGCTGCAATACGTTGTCG GAGAAGACTCCCAAGAATCAATCTTGGCCGAAGATGAAGCATCCGATCTGCTCCCGGCCCTCGCCGCAATGGGGCTGTCGACGGGAAGCCACCCGAACACGTCCATCAAAACCAACACCGGAGAACTGGACATCAGGCTGGGGATGGAGAGGCGCCTCCAGGTATCTCACCAACTCACGCTGGAAGAAGATGGCGAAAAGATCGACATGAGCAAGCACGTGTTTCAGGAGACGATGGATGGCGAGCTGCGCTTCTGGCTCCGGCTCCCGGCTGCGGGGAAGTACACTCTGTCTGTCAATGCAGCGGAGATACAACCACAGGAACAGAAGTCCGCATGGCAGGATGAGGACGAAGGGAGCTCGAGTGCCTCTCAAAACGTGATCAACTACAACATCAACTGCACGGAAACAACAAAAAGTGTCAAGCCTTTCCCCTCAGTTGAGGGAGGGCAATGGGGCTTGGTGTATCCTCAGGCTCTTTCCTTGGGCGTcgcagcaaagagccaccccaGTGCTTACATGGAAGCTTCGGGAGAGCACGAGATCGTCCTCGACTCCCCACCTCAACTGCAGTACACACACCGTCTTCAGTTGGCACATAGGAAGAGTAAGATTGAGCTAGATGACTACATCTGCCACAGAGTGCTTGATGTTGGAAATAAGACAGTGGTGGTATTGCGCTTCCCGAAGAGAGGGGAGTACACATTGGAAGTTAGAGCAAAAGGAGAAGACTCAGATACCCCGGAAAATGTAGCAAATTTCCTCATTCGCTGCGTTCAAGCTACCGTCCCTTTCGAGCCTTTCCCAGCGGTCGCAAACAGACGCTGGGGGCCCCTGTATCCTGCTTTTACCGACAACGCCCTCCGACCGCAAAGTCACGAAGACCCATTCATCAAAGCGGAGGATGGCAACTTGAAGATTGCCTTTGATAAGAGCGAGTTCACCACCATCTACTCTTCTCTAGTCCGCTGCTCTGACGACGGGCACGAGGTAGACGACTCGTCCTACGCGTTCGTGCAAGACACAAGTGATGAAGGGGAAACGTTTGCAGTAGAACTACGTCTTAACGATACCGGCTACTACAAACTGACGCTGTTCACAAAGGACACAGAAGGGGACAACCGCGAGGATGTGCTGACAAACTACCTGATATTGTGCAAGCACGGCCTGGAGGAAAGCGTACCGTTCCCAGAGCGGCCTGGTGGTTGGGAGCAAGGCTATCAGCTACACGAGCCAGTGGTCAGGAATCTGAAGGCGAAGGAAACAGTGACATTTAGGGGAAGGTTTCCGGGAGCCGCAGAAGTGGCTGTCGTGTTGCCTTCGTCACAGTGGATACAGCTGAAAAAGGGAGCGGACGGAACCTGGGAAGGCGCCGTGACCATGCCGGGAAACACGTACAGCGGCGACGCGGTGACTCTGAACGTGCTGCCTGACCACGACGAGGGGGACTACACGGAGATCCTCCGGTACACCGTGGAGGGAGGGGCAGACGGTGACGATGACGATGGTGGTGACCTTGGCAATGACGTTGACGAGGATGAGGACATCCGCCAAGAGGAAGAGTACCAAATCGTCCTGAGAGAAAACCGGCAGACTTTCGAGGACAACATGGATCCAGTCAAGGTCATCCCAAAGTTCGAAGAAGAGAAGTTCATAGACGAAGAGGAGGCTCAGGAGATGACTCTACAGGTGCCGAACAACGCCAATGAAGTCAACAAAGCTCTTCTGAAC GTTGTGTCCAGAGAAGGCGAAGAAGCGTTCGTCGTGCTCCGTGACGTCTTGAAGGAGACAAAACAGACGGCGCTTCTTGATCTCATCAAAGACGTGAAAATTGACGTCAACCCGGACAGCACAC CCGAAGTCATAAAAAAGAAGCTGGCAGAAGCGACAAAAGCCAACAACAGGAGCAGGATAGAGAAGGCCATCGCTGAGTACAACGAACACGGCCTCTCTCAGAGTGAAGACGTCTACAAGGAGGCGACAAGAACCCTGAGACTTCTGACTGCCAGAGAAG ATCTGAGGAAGGCTATCAGCTCCAGACAGAAGGACCAACTGAAGGAAGCCATGCAGCAGTGCTCCGAGTTCAAGGACGAACTAAAGAAAGAGCTGAACGAAGCGAAGAGAGTGCTGGACGCCGTCCTACACTTGGAGACCTTGCGTCACAAAATCATGGCCATGAATCAGGCCACCGTAGCAGAGCTGAAGGCGTACAACCAGCCTCCTCCTGCTGTCAATCAAGTCATGATGACGACATTCCTGTTGCTTGGCAACTCAAAGGCACAGATCAAG AATTGGCAGTTACTTCAAACACTGATGGGAAAGACGGGTAAGCAAAGCCTTAAGAGGAGAATCAAGAAATGCCAGCCAGCCAAGCTCAGTCCAGAGACTGTAGCAGACGCCAGGCGGCTTCTGCACGAGTCTGACCTCACACTGGAATCTGTGAGGAGCGTCAGTAACGGAGCAGCAACGTTCTACGTCTGG TCGATGGGGATGATCGAGGAAGTGGAACAGTTGACGAAACCGAAGGAGAGTGCAATCAAGCAGCTCACCAAGGCGAGATAG
- the LOC136436750 gene encoding uncharacterized protein — MPAVPSANRKDWKKTCSICELYDGKLERTPTPDGLMTYDIVDKDREKKHVIHMPTSEMDVTVFRDLDEHAVKTPRSMSEDFTSLIEHLIEPCTTELEKARVIFRWVTVQDIVNMQFTSEPKEDSPEWHLKEIKEKREFHSALFSQLCSHAGLQYEVVNGYTKGVRCLPGTSLEGTDHRGSWTLVLIDDRWGIIDTSWGSHHMIDDDMKELEEVYTVEEFYFLPDPSRYIISHYPDMDNMQLLPKPISLADFESHVKCWPDFFSYHLKLLSHHQGLLKTTDGEVTVYIGFRPEDHNKVKFTHHFKMADNGTKWRGVNLDRFVRQSRKKDAVKFVSFPPEKGNFLLDIFVGIEGEKSNKFVCKYMISCTEAISDTANCLVPEWQGNWGPGNQVLEKGVVPISHRSSTITCQDGRAQVQFALSRDLRFSAKLYENTIQDGHMTRNVAHEVRDGVVTFHIANPQVGNCGLVIYAQDASGEEKSETPPLCSYIVKDGKADIDPFPDVSNGMFGPIEPQFSQRGLSARPNESAFLETSTGEADIRISTKRPLVWSHKLTWETAEEKIDFSNHVFRQTKKEEVQFWLRLPWVGWYRLAVFAEELGHQGSLRNVTNYCIHCTGTKPACEPFPSVNGDQWGKNVPAFRDLWLSTDSHSDAYITCRSREVEIRLSSAIRVAFLSQFRYQEKDMSDYMCVRSLDNGNKGAFLVRLPENGQYCLEIFCKEIDDEEASTDVMNYLICCESMAPKNVRQFPRVSNACWGPVFPLFTEFHLKIVSHTDPLVLCNSGAIRMTFENPDIVGFTWTLNHWNNGVEKDCKNYCFVQDSATEENRSTALALLPLSGYYKFSLYVKDTSHGDKLCCVVNYLFDCMSRVQRWPLLPRPLEGWRPEFRVDQPLTRTLPIGETLRYKVKVPGASDVVVITSTGFLCHLKQTAAGQWEGQVTVPPDEEDRGKPMTLSAKFGKDDPKFSLLLEYRVGDSSSAVRTVLFETDQKGGTETMVLRKTVDRWQRREAQQGMEEAYQGFLSRYESAIVTDMDPAPVVPRLAREGILTEQEERSCNKNVVLNHPAANRTVVGAVRREGEDAFMVFRDSLQDSGQVEIVKLLQDVIVDQPKDLAVRKKLQDAIRSRNRKRLLTAMEEYRALGLNAEDPVFKSAEKALEILHVRQVLRDAISARRRDPLEKALSMATPYKDDLTDLLEQAELVIASLARLESLRHQILEMNQTTVSEIRSYAHPPPAVERVMSATFLLLGNQESDISDWKSLQALMGKTGQDSLKRRVQLCEQSAITMDKAMKAKLLLEGLDLDVVRDVSVGAAAFYIWVKGLIREVEDTASEQSG; from the exons ATGCCTGCAGTTCCATCCGCTAACCGCAAGGATTGGAAGAAGACCTGTTCCATCTGTGAGCTGTACGACGGCAAACTCGAGAGGACACCGACACCGGACGGGCTGATGACGTATGACATCGTCGATAAAGACCGGGAAAAGAAACACGTCATTCACATGCCCACATCCGAGATGGACGTAACGGTCTTTAGAGACCTAGATGAACATGCTGTTAAG ACTCCGAGGTCGATGAGTGAGGATTTTACTTCATTAATCGAGCATTTGATAGAGCCGTGCACGACTGAACTGGAAAAGGCGAGGGTCATCTTCAGATGGGTCACCGTCCAGGACATCGTCAACATGCAGTTCACGTCCGAACCGAAAGAGGACTCGCCTGAGTGGCACTTAAAGGAAATCAAGGAGAAGAGAGAGTTCCATTCTGCTCTCTTCAGCCAACTATGCAG CCATGCAGGCCTGCAGTATGAGGTGGTGAATGGTTACACCAAGGGAGTCCGCTGCCTGCCGGGAACGTCGTTAGAGGGAACGGACCACAGGGGCAGCTGGACACTCGTGCTCATTGATGACAG ATGGGGTATCATAGACACATCTTGGGGCTCTCATCACATGATCGATGACGACATGAAGGAACTAGAAGAGGTGTACACCGTAGAAGAGTTCTACTTCTTGCCTGACCCAAGCCGCTACATCATTTCCCATTACCCGGATATGGACAACATGCAACTTTTGCCCAAACCAATATCATTAGCAGACTTCGAATCTCACGTGAAATGCTGGCCCGATTTCTTCTCCTATCATCTAAAACTGCTGAGTCATCACCAAGGGTTGCTGAAAACGACAGATGGAGAGGTTACCGTTTACATCGGCTTTAGACCAGAAGATCACAACAAGGTCAAGTTTACACAccatttcaagatggcggacaacgGAACAAAATGGCGGGGGGTCAACCTTGACAGATTCGTCAGACAATCGCGGAAAAAGGACGCGGTTAAGTTCGTCTCCTTCCCCCCAGAGAAGGGAAACTTCTTGTTGGACATTTTTGTCGGAATTGAGGGAGAAAAAAGTAACAAGTTCGTTTGTAAATACATGATAAGTTGTACTGAAGCGATAAGTGATACTGCTAATTGCCTAGTACCAGAATGGCAGGGGAACTGGGGACCCGGGAATCAGGTGCTAGAGAAGGGCGTGGTGCCGATATCCCACCGGTCATCTACCATCACCTGTCAAGACGGCAGAGCGCAGGTGCAATTCGCCCTCTCACGTGATCTCCGCTTCAGCGCCAAGCTCTACGAGAACACCATCCAGGACGGCCACATGACGCGGAACGTCGCGCATGAGGTACGGGACGGAGTCGTGACGTTCCACATCGCGAATCCGCAGGTGGGGAACTGCGGTCTAGTTATCTACGCACAAGACGCGTCCGGAGAGGAAAAGAGCGAAACTCCGCCCTTGTGCAGCTACATCGTCAAAGATGGGAAAGCTGACATCGATCCTTTTCCCGACGTTTCCAACGGCATGTTCGGACCCATCGAGCCTCAGTTCTCTCAGCGAGGGCTGTCGGCCCGACCGAACGAAAGCGCGTTCTTGGAGACAAGTACAGGAGAGGCAGACATCAGGATCTCCACCAAGAGACCGCTGGTGTGGTCTCATAAACTCACGTGGGAGACCGCGGAAGAGAAGATAGACTTCAGCAATCACGTGTTTCGTCAGACGAAGAAAGAAGAGGTACAATTTTGGCTCCGGCTACCCTGGGTCGGCTGGTACAGGCTGGCCGTCTTTGCTGAAGAACTAGGCCACCAAGGCAGCCTGCGAAACGTCACGAACTACTGCATCCACTGCACAGGCACGAAGCCGGCATGCGAACCGTTCCCGTCCGTGAATGGAGATCAGTGGGGCAAAAACGTGCCCGCATTTCGTGATCTTTGGCTTTCAACAGACAGCCATTCGGACGCCTACATCACTTGCCGGTCGCGGGAGGTTGAAATCAGACTGTCGTCTGCAATACGAGTAGCTTTCCTCAGTCAGTTCAGATACCAGGAGAAGGACATGTCGGACTACATGTGTGTGAGATCACTCGACAACGGAAACAAAGGGGCGTTTCTTGTCCGTTTGCCCGAGAATGGTCAGTACTGCCTGGAGATCTTTTGTAAGGAGATAGACGACGAGGAAGCCAGTACAGATGTGATGAACTACTTGATCTGTTGCGAAAGCATGGCGCCTAAAAACGTCCGACAGTTTCCGCGTGTGTCAAACGCTTGTTGGGGTCCGGTCTTCCCACTGTTCACCGAGTTCCATCTCAAAATCGTCAGTCACACAGACCCTCTTGTTTTGTGCAATTCCGGTGCAATACGCATGACCTTTGAAAACCCAGACATCGTGGGTTTCACATGGACGCTAAACCATTGGAATAACGGCGTAGAGAAAGACTGTAAGAACTACTGCTTTGTTCAGGACAGTGCCACAGAAGAGAACCGTTCTACCGCTCTCGCTCTCTTGCCGCTTAGTGGTTACTACAAGTTCTCTCTGTACGTCAAGGATACGAGCCACGGTGACAAACTGTGCTGTGTTGTCAACTACCTTTTTGACTGCATGAGCCGGGTACAACGCTGGCCACTGCTGCCGAGGCCGCTGGAGGGTTGGAGGCCGGAGTTCCGTGTTGACCAGCCCCTGACAAGAACccttcctataggggagactctTCGGTACAAGGTCAAGGTGCCCGGGGCTTCTGATGTCGTCGTCATCACTTCAACAG GATTCCTTTGCCACCTAAAGCAGACGGCAGCGGGACAGTGGGAGGGTCAGGTGACCGTGCCACCGGACGAGGAGGACCGAGGAAAGCCGATGACGCTGTCCGCCAAGTTCGGGAAAGACGATCCCAAGTTCTCTCTGCTGCTAGAATACAGAGTCG GGGACAGCAGCTCGGCAGTACGGACTGTACTGTTTGAGACTGACCAGAAGGGTGGAACAGAGACAATGGTGCTGAGAAAAACAGTGGACAGGTGGCAGAGAAGAGAGGCCCAACAGGGGATGGAGGAGGCGTACCAGGGCTTCCTCAGTAGGTACGAGAGCGCCATCGTGACCGACATGGACCCGGCCCCCGTCGTACCGAGACTGGCGAGGGAAGGCATCCTGACCGAACAAGAAGAGAGGAGCTGTAATAAAAAC GTCGTGTTGAACCACCCCGCGGCCAACAGAACGGTTGTGGGCGCGGTACGGAGGGAGGGGGAGGACGCCTTCATGGTGTTCCGGGACTCCCTGCAGGACTCGGGGCAGGTGGAGATCGTCAAGCTCCTTCAGGACGTTATCGTCGACCAACCAAAAG ACTTGGCCGTGAGGAAGAAGCTTCAGGACGCCATCAGGTCCCGGAACAGAAAGCGGCTGCTGACGGCGATGGAGGAGTACAGGGCGCTGGGACTGAACGCCGAGGACCCGGTTTTCAAAAGCGCCGAGAAAGCACTGGAGATACTACATGTTAGACAAG TTCTCCGTGACGCCATCTCAGCCAGACGGCGGGATCCTCTGGAGAAGGCGCTGTCCATGGCCACGCCCTACAAGGACGACCTGACGGACCTCCTGGAGCAGGCGGAACTTGTCATCGCGAGTCTGGCGCGCCTGGAGTCACTACGTCACCAGATCTTAGAGATGAACCAAACGACGGTCTCAG